The Streptomyces cynarae genome contains a region encoding:
- a CDS encoding type 2 periplasmic-binding domain-containing protein yields the protein MSDLNQLLETVALGRAVAYVPMSVTRRYRRDDVVSLPVSDLSGGQVLVAWPEVSRSAAVATFDRLALEVAESHPDRAAAFG from the coding sequence GTGAGTGATCTGAACCAGCTCCTGGAAACCGTCGCGCTGGGGCGGGCGGTGGCCTATGTGCCGATGTCGGTGACCCGGCGGTACCGGCGGGACGACGTCGTCTCCCTGCCCGTCAGCGATCTGAGTGGCGGCCAGGTGCTGGTGGCCTGGCCGGAGGTGTCCCGCTCGGCGGCGGTGGCGACCTTCGACCGGCTGGCGCTTGAGGTCGCAGAGAGCCATCCGGACCGGGCCGCCGCGTTCGGCTGA